The window AACCtgagattaggtttgttacttattgagtatatagggtctgttgtactcatactacacttctgcaccttgcgtgcagattttggatgctgatgttgctgtgtatggcgggagctagtattgaagacgtacctgcgttcagGTCATGGCTGACTCTCATTCTTGTttgctttagaattattaatctgttcatgtatatttcaaacaaatggtgtatttatttcataccaactttgtaaactctaaatcttagaaactcatgatttgtactaccagtccttgggaagtgtataaaagttcagttattttctccatttattttctcagtaaatctcattgagttggattttgggtcgtgatatgtgACTGGCCGAGCTTCTTCCAGAAGTTCAAACCGGCTCTCCCCTCGACAAGTAATCGCTTTCTTCCCGTCGATGCCATTTTTATGTGGTGTATGTTCGTCATTTTCACCGTTCTCTACCCTTTTGTTATTTTCTAGGTTCTGTCAAAGGGACCACGATGAGGGATAGGGCCCCCGTGCCCACGTTCTGGAGGAAAAGGGCCGCTACGCCTTCAATCTTCGCCCCCTTCCAACTGTTGCAACTTCTGTCTCCGCCCCTATTACAACCGTTGCAACTTCTATCTCTGTCCCTATTTCGGCTGCCACGCTCTTTCCTCCCTTATTTTTGCTTGTTGACGACAAACTCTTGCCCAGTGATGGGGACCTTAGACCTCGTAAAAGGAGTATAGGCATAGATGATGGAGTTCTTTTGGCCATCGACTCAGCGGAAGAAGGATTCAGGTTATGTGAGACGGCGACAATACATGTTGGTGATGATATTGGGCCAAGTTTTGAGGCCCCGCAACCGGTAGAAGTTAATGAGGGCATGCCTTTGCATCACGAATGAAAGAATTTAGCGACGGCTCCGTGCCCGCGGGGCAGGAAGAGACTTCAACTTCTAAGCTAACAATGGATATCTCGTCGGCTGAGGGGGACAAGGGAAAAGACGTCACCGACGAGGACGATGAGTCAGGTTCTGACACTGACCCTGACGACCTCAGGATGATCGATGAGGGACTCACCCAGATCTAGGTGAGGATGGAGGGAGGCTCGAGGACCATCATGATCCCAATGGATCGTGATTTGCTGAGAAACACCGATGAGGTGGTTCCTGCTCTCGGTCCTCTCTTTTCCGACACTGGGAGTGTGACCCTCAAGGAGATAAATGATAGTACCATGTCAAAGAATATCGTCGTCCTTGCTCTCAGGGTAAGTATAGTAGTTGTTCGTTCTTTTCTTTTTGCCTTAGCTTGTTTCTGGGTTTTGACTAATCTTTTCTTTGATTTGTAGACAGTCATTTTGGAGATTGAGAGCGCCCGAAGGGAGAATAGGCGAAAAGACATCTACTTTAAAGTTGAAGGACAAGTACAAAGAGTACCGAGGAAAGTACCGAGACCTTCGGAAGCAATTCGTGAAGGGGGTGAAGACGAGCTGAAGAAGAAGGACGAGGAGCTAATGGCGGCTGTGAGGAGATTTAGCGTCCTCTAGGAGGAGTTAAAAAGAACAGAAGAGGAGCTTGAGCTAAGCACGGGCGTGGAGGCCCAGTGTAGCGACCTTCAAGCTCAACTAGTTGAACTGCACGACTAGTTGAACAGATGTCATCTCGAGATTGATACTCTAAGGGGAGAGATTGCTGAGAAACAACAAATACTCGAGCAGGAGGAGTCTTTCTGATTAGATTCTTGGAGAAAGATCGACATTCTTGAGCTGGCAAATAGGACTCTCTATTCCGAGCGAAAAAATGATCTATCGACGGCAAGGGCTAAGGATGACCGACTTAAGGAGCGGATCGGGGATTAGGGAGCTAGACATGGAAAAATCTGAGCTGCATGATCGAGTTGCCATTCTCGAGCTCGAGAATGTCTAACTGCTCGCGCGGCCTACTTCGTTCATTGCTTCTAAGTATCCTAACATTTCTCGGGAGTTGTACGAGGAGAGGATCCGTGCTTAAACCTGGCTGGACGTACTCCGAGACTTGCATACGGCGGCATTATTTCAGAAATGACTCTCGAGGATGATCGAGTCAAGGCTCACGAGGCTTGGCTTGCTTGTGATTATGACCCTGCTATGCCTCAGCCTGGATAGGAGGATGAGGAATAGGGAATAGATCGGTTCGAGGATGACTCCTGGTATGATTTCGCTTACCCTCATGGCGAGGATGGAGAGAATGCTGGAGGCCGTGATAGTGATGGCCATTAGTTTTTGTTTCATGTTGTTGTATTTTTTGTTGGTATCTTAAAATGCTTATGTAAAGAACTCTTCATCTGAATATGAATATCCAAGTTGAATTTTGTTTTACATGGTCTTTTttatttcagtattttgttttcgTACTTATGTTTTGCTTCTGTACTTGTGAAGTCATTCTTTAGGCAGTTGTGGCCTTTGGGCCATATTGGACCTTTATTTACACAAGACGAATATGTTTCTTAGTCGAGatgtggccgagggccgataggtgttgtttgAGCTAGTCGAACGCGTCTTTAAGTTAGGTTGCGGcggagggccgataggtgttgttcgagcttcATCGAACTTAACCGTTTATTGATTCGTGGCTGAGGGCCGATATGTATTATTCGaacttggtcgaacttaaccGTTTATTGAAtcgtggccgagggccgataggtgttgttcgagcttggtcgaacttaacTATTTATTAAGTCGTGGGCATTAGCCAAGGGCCGATAGGTATTCTTCGAGGTTTGTCGAATTAACCGCTTATTAAGTTACGACCGAGGGCTGATGggtgttgttcgagcttggtcgaacttaacctttcgtTAAATTACGGCTGATGGACGATATGTGTTGTTTGAGCTTGGTCGAACTTAATCATTCATTACAGCAGTTTCGATAAACAATAATTTCTATTACTTTGATGTCGTTGCTATGATTACATTATTTTGTGCTCGGGCAATATTAGAGAGCGTTTTAAGTTTTGGGCATTGGCTGGCGTTCCAGTCCCAGTCCCAgtatatctagtcccttcattgttcgACTTGAAGAATCTTGAAGAGTCGGGCAATGAAAAATTGGTCTGATCTCATATACTTCAACGTGAAGTGTCCCACTCGTCGCCTCGTTAAtaacctccttgagaaaatccTATTGGGACAAAAGTTAaatgagggaaaaagagtacgacttatgGGGCGCTTCTCGTTCCTTAGaaattgaagtacttgaggtagctcatattccaattgtttggtaggaGCTTCCTTTCCATGGTTTCCAATTAGAACGAGCCTTTGTCTGCTTAGCCTATGATCTTGTACGATCTGTTTTAGTTCGTTCCCAATCTGCATTCTCGTGGATCCCTGTTTGCCTGGGTTTCGTCTTTGAGCATGTAGTCTCCAACCTTGAGTAATCGAACCTTTGCTTTTTGTTGTAGTAGCGTTCTGTTTGTTGTTTCTGTGCACCCATCCTTATGTACATCGTATCCCATCGCTCCTCAATCTCGTCGAGATCTTGTCTCTTATTCTCGTCGTTGCTGGTGTCGCTTTCATGGGAGTACCTTAGGCTGAGTTCTCCGACTTCGAATTGTATGACTGCTTCTGTTATGTAGACGAGGAAGTAAGGTGTCTCTCCTCTACTCGTCTTCGTGGTAGTTTTGTGTGCCCATAACTCTTCTGTAAGTATTTCCAGCCATAGTCCCTTAGCCTCTTCaagtttcttcttcatgatgtttagtatgGACTTATTAGaggattctgcttgtccgttgCCAGCTGGGTGATAAGGAGTTGAACGTATCCTCTTAATATGCCATTTCTCAAAGAATTAAGTGGTTTTCCTTCCCGTGAACTGGGGCTTGTTGTCGCAACTTATCTCTTTGGGTAGGCCGAATCGGCAGATGATAATATTCTATATAAAGACGATTAATGCTctagcttccacccatttagaaaaatagtcaattaaaactaaaaaaaattgtATATTACCTCGCCCCGGTGGGAGTGGAcccatgatgtccattccccacttaaTAAATGGCCTTGGAGAGGTGACCGAATGaaggtgttcgcctgcttggtggatTATTGGGGCATATTTCTGACATTGCTCACATTTCTTCACGAACTCTGAGGCATCTTTGTTCATAGTGGGCCAGTAGTACCCGACCCGTATGAGGCACCTGACGAACGCTCGATCACCGGTATGAGCACCGCAATGGCCTTCGTGGACTTCCTCGAAATGCTTTAGGTTTTGTTTGGGCCTAAACACTTTGCTAAAGGACCGCTGTACGCTCTTTTGTATAAGTCGTTATGAAGGAGGCTGTATCTGGCCGCTTGCATTCTTAgatttttagcttcttttttgtCGTTTGGGAGGGTGCTATCTTGCAAATACGAAATAATACAATTGCGCCAATCCCAAGTTAATCTTGCAGATTTTACCTCGAATTGGTCCAGTGCGAGTTAAGGAGATGGATTACGCTTTTGTCCCTAACTGTGATGCTTTTGGGGGCGGCGGACAATTTGGCGAGGCCATCTTCTTCGATGTTCTAAGTTCGTGGGATCTAGTCAAGCTGAGATTCGTTGAAATTGGGCAGCAACTTACAAATCTCGACTTGatatttttgcaacctttgttctttgatttggTAAGTCCCTGAAACATGGCTGACTATGAGCCGAGAATCATAGCGGAGTCTCAGCCGCTTCGCCCTAGATTTGAGTTCTAACCTCAACCCTACAATTATGGTAtcatactcgacctcgttgttaTTTATATCTGGTATCTTATAGACTGGCGAATTACTTCGCAGGTGGTgacctcgagtacgagtcccagtccaGATCTGAAAGCATTGGATGTGCTGTCGGTGTACAAGACCCAGAGGTCTTTTGTTTGAATAGAAGCTTAAGCGGCTTCCTTCTTGGCCTCAGGCATTACTTTTGCGCTAAAGTCTGCGAGCACTTGCGACTTTATCACTGTTTGAGGCTGGTATGTGATGTCGTGCTCACTTAGCTCGATGGCCCATTTAGCTGGCCTccccgatagctcgggtttatgtaaACTGCTTCTTAAAGGAAAAGTGGTAACGACCGAGATAGGGTGGAATTAGAAATATGGTCTAAGATTTTGTGAAGCTACAACCATGGCCAGGGCCAATTTCTCGAGGGTTGGGTATGTCGTCTCGGCGTCGACAAGTGTTTTACTGATGTAATAAATAAGAGATTGAATACCTTTGTTTTCTCTAACCAAGACCGTACTTACTGCTACTTCGGAGACGGCGAGGTAGACGAGGAGCTGTTCCCCAAGTTCAGGCTTCAAGATTAAAGATGGCGATGATAAATACGCCTTCAGTTCTCATAGTGCTTGTACGCACTCGGGCGTCCATT is drawn from Nicotiana tomentosiformis chromosome 12, ASM39032v3, whole genome shotgun sequence and contains these coding sequences:
- the LOC104096398 gene encoding uncharacterized protein, whose product is MKKKLEEAKGLWLEILTEELWAHKTTTKTSRGETPYFLVYITEAVIQFEVGELSLRYSHESDTSNDENKRQDLDEIEERWDTMYIRMGAQKQQTERYYNKKQRFDYSRLETTCSKTKPRQTGIHENADWERTKTDRTRS